DNA from Rhodothermales bacterium:
TCCAGGGATCGCGGCGTGCGCTCCATCGACTGCTTCTCCCGTTCGTCGGGGGGTAGGAAGATCGTTTCGTCGGCGTCCGAGACGGTCGCATTACTGAACAACTCATCCTCCGAGAACAGGCCTTCGTTTTTCCCGCGGCTTCCGGGGCCTGATGTGGTCGAGAACAACTCGTCGTCGTCGCCAAACTCGTCCAGCGGGCTGGGGCGTGCCCCCCGTTTGCCGGGTTTGTCTTCAAAAAACGGGGCGTCTTCCATCGGCGAACTGGCCCAGGTGGCATCCTCCGGCATTTCGTCGTCGAACGAGGCGCCGAACAGTTCGTTGTCGCGGTCGGACTCAAAGAAAAACTCGTCGTCGTCCGTGCGGTCGCCGGCAAACGGCGAAGCGGGCGGCTTGGGCGGTTTCGCCTCATCCCAGACGGTGTCGTCGAGGTCAAGCGGCGAGTCGACCTCGAATTCCACGCCTTCAAGTTCCTCGAAAAACGGGCTCCATTCGTCTTCGGATTGTGGGCCGTCATCATCCGTGAAAAGCGGCTTTTTGGGATCGTCTTCTTTCATGGAAATAGCCCCTTTCTCGCTCGGAATGGCGGATTCTGGGGAATTGGTGATGTCGTTGGAGGTGTTGGCGGCAGGAAACAGGACCGAGAAGTCGGCCTCTTCGAATGGGGGCTCGGACGCTTTACCCAGCGGATGCTCGCCGGCATCGTCCGGCAGGCCCTTCCAGAAGGCGGAGTCCAGCGAGTCTCCCATCAGCGTGTCGTCGACGTCATACCCGTCGAGGTCGGGAAGTGCATCCTCGAAGTCCGGCAAGGTGTCGCCGGAAACCGGGTGAAACCCGTTGTCGGCCGGCCCTTCGTTTGTACGATCGGCGGCCGGGCGAGGGGGGGCCACCTGCACGGTTTCGGTTTCAAGCGCTGCAAATCGGTTGTTGACGAGCATCGACAGGCCGGCGTCCGGACGAAACAGGATCGCTTCGTCCGTCGCGTGCAGGGAACCGACGCCGCGTATCTCGGCGCGCTTCTGGGAGTAAATGTCTGCCTTCAGCTGTTCGATGAAGGTAAACAGGGCCTCGCTCGCCTGTTGCCGGTTGACATTCAGGTGGCGGGCAAGGTGCTCGATGAGGGGAAGAGCCATGAGTGTCGAGGCTTAACGCACCGAAAGGCGTGGGTGCAGGTGCGATCGGTTACTGAAAATCGGGAATGAAGACGACTTCATCGCGCGGGGGCTTCATGACCAACGCCCCGTCGGCGTCTTCGGTCATTTCGCTGGAGCGCCGCTCGACCCGAAACGTGCCCAGACCGGGGATATCGACCTGTTCGCGCCGGATCAGCGCTTCGCGGATCACATTGCCGAGGGCTTCACTGATCTGAAGGGACGGTGCGTCGGGCATATGCCGTATCGAGTTGGTTGAGAGCGGCAGCAAATTGAGTAAGCGAACGGGAGACACGGGTCAAGGTTCAGCCAAGACTCAGCGTCTCATGTCGTGCAACGTGTTCTAATGCACAAGATATACACTACTTAGGACAAAATAAACGCGGTTATAATGGCGAAAAACCAAAATAGGTTCCTGACAGCTTACCACAGCACACGCAAACCGGCCGAAAGAGTGAACGGAGTCTCGGGGTAATGCTCCCAGTACTCCAGGTCGCTGCCGAGCAGATTGTTCAACCTGATGATCATCGCCAGGCCCGGATTGAACTTGTGCGAAAGGGACAGATCGAGTTCCAGGTAGTCATCCAATGTGATGCTCTCGAGCCGGCTCCGATGGCGAGGGCTGTGGTAGGTGCCAATCCACTGGATGAGCGTCTGTCGTTTGTTGAACAGGTACGAGATCATCCCGCGGCCCTCGACGGGCGAGAAGTACGGGATCGAGGCGTCGTCGTCCTTGAAGCGGCCGTCCCGGTATGTGGCGCCAACTTCGGCCTGCAATCCGAACGGGAATACCAGCGAGACATTCCCGCCACCGTGGTAGATCTCCACTTCCTCATAAAAAATCGGGAAGATGCCGCGCCGATAGCTGTATCCGGTTGCGACACCGTCGCTCTCGGTCTCGAAGAACTGAAAATTCGGGATATACTCGTAGCCGCCACGAACACCCAACTTGAAGATGCCGGCGAACCAGTTGAATCCGCCCACGGCGTTGACTGGCCGCAGCGTGGCCTGAAGTTCGGGCCGATCCACCAGAAAGGGATTGACCTGATACAGATCCCAGAGGCGGTTACGGATGACATCCGGGCGGTTGTGGGCAAAGATGTGCAGGCCGCGTCCGGGATAGAAATCCAGCAACACGTCCCCGGTGGGATACGTCGACAGTTCGCCCTCCACATCCGAGAACCCGAGGAAACGGCCGACCAGCGTGACGCGGAAGCTCCGGGCGAGGTCCAGCCGCAGGCCGGTGCCAAGGTTGAAATCGTACAATACGTCCTTGTCGAACTTGCCGTCGATGCCGGCGGCGCTGGCGTCGGTGTGCAGCAGGACGGATCCCAGGCTGAACGGGATGTCGAGCTTGCCGGCCCATTCCGCGCGGTTCTCCGTGCGTTCCAACTGGCTCAGCGGTTCGAGGTTGTTGTCGAATATCTCGGTGCTGAACCGGGTGCCGCGCATCGAAAGCTTGAGATCCAGCCCGAGCCTGGCTTCAGACTGAGACTTGAGCCACAGGAAGGTGGAGCCCATACGGCCGTTACGGTTCGGCAATACGATCGGCGTCGCGATGGCGCCGGACTGAAGCAGATTGGTGCCGGAGAGGGTGTAGGCGGCTACGGCGCCGTCCACCCCGAGGCCATACGCAAACCGGGGCCCCATCCGCCGCACGCCGATCTCGCCGCTGCTGACGTCGTACGGGTTCTTGAGCTCGTTGAACTCGTCGGCTTTTTGTAGGGCGTGGCCTTCGGTGCCTTCGTAGTCCACCCGCGCATGAACTGAGGCCCGCTGGCGGATGGGTATATGCAAACGCGCCGCGATGTGCCGGCTCAGGTAGCGCCCTGCGCTGGCCTCGAGTTCTCCACTCAGCGGCTGCACGCCGCCGAGGAAGGATACGCGGGGCGGTTCCGGCCGGCTCACGGCGGCGCCGGGAAGATCGGCCTTGGCTTGCTTATAATTTTCGGACAGTGGCTGACGGCCGGCCGGAATATCAGGTACGCGTGGCGGCGGGTTAAACCCGATCATCGGCTGGCGCTGGAGCGACGGGAAGCTGATTTCGAGCTGGCCGAGGATCTCCACCTCACGTGGGGAGATGTCCGGCAGGATCGTACGCGTGGTGTCGACCGTCTGGGCCAGGGCGCTTATGCCCGGCGTTAGAAAGGCCATCAGCAATAGGATGCGAATCATCGATCGGGCCATCAGATAGCGGCTTTTTCTTTAGCGGCACGATCAGCATAAATCGTGCCTCGGAATTCTTCAAGGACGCGGTCGTACATCTGGCTGGCGTCGCCGCGTTGGCCCATGGCCATAAACGCACGTCCCTGGGCGAGATAACTCTCGGCCAGCCAGTTGGAGTAGCCGTTGAACAACACGGACATCCGGCCAAGTTCATCGACGGCCGCCCGCGCCTGGCCCTGGCGGATGAGCAGGTCGCCCAGGCGGAAGAGGGCCTCGGCGCCGGTTTCATCCGCGCTGTCGTTGGAAATCTGGCGGTAAAGCTGGATCGCTTCCTGTCCCCGGCCAGAGGTCTCGTATACGCGCGCAAGACCCAACAACGCCGGCCCCATCTGGGTTCGGTTGGTGTTGGCGCTCGTCAGTTCCGTCAGCTGCCGCTCGGCCTCGCCGTGCCGGCCGAG
Protein-coding regions in this window:
- a CDS encoding HU family DNA-binding protein, giving the protein MPDAPSLQISEALGNVIREALIRREQVDIPGLGTFRVERRSSEMTEDADGALVMKPPRDEVVFIPDFQ